Sequence from the Syngnathus acus chromosome 13, fSynAcu1.2, whole genome shotgun sequence genome:
ATGCTGACATTAAACCTGACAATATAATGATTGTTAATAGAAAAGAGCAGCCCTTGAAGGTGAAACTGATTGACTTTGGCAATGCCATTCCAGCATCCAAAATTAAGCTGGGCTTAGAAATTCAACCAGTGGGATATCGAGCTCCAGAAATTACCCTTGGGCTCCCTTACAACGAGAACATAGACGTCTGGAGCGTTGGCTGCATCATGGCTTTCCTCTTCCTGCCTGGAAACCTATTTGCTGTCAACTGTGAATATCAAATGATGAAGCATATCATCTGCGTTCTGGGCCAGCCAGACGACTACCTACTTCAAGCTGGGAAATACACTGAGAACTATTTCACTGAAGATGAGGAGGCTGGGGTTTCTCATTATCGCCTCATGACACCTGAAGAATTTGAAGCGGCAAATAATGAGAAACCCAAACAACAGGATTCTTGCAGAGAGATTCCCAAACCCCTGGAAGATATGATCGCGTTGCCTCCTGACGAAGAGAGTACGGAAGGTGAAGTGGAGAACAGGAAGGCTTTCTTAGACCTGCTCAAACAGATGTTGCATCTGGACGGGCAGCAGAGAATCTCTGCTTCGCAAGCATTACAGCATCCTTTCATCACAATGCCCCAACAGGCCGACAGTGGCCGCTTGAGCTCTCTGATAGCCATACGCGTGTCAAACGATGAACTACAAATCCCTCCTTCAGAAGAGAATGTTGACTTTGATTCCAAGACGAGCATTTTCAAACGGATTCGGAAATTCATACGCCGAATTTCCGCTGCATTTTATCGCATGGCAACGCTACTGGACTCACTCTAGATTCCCAATtagcaaatattttcatttaggtgtacttgaaattgtatttttatctcGGGTTGAGCAAATTGAAAAGTTTGATTCACGGAATCCTCTTGACAACTTCTTGTCGTCATGGAAATGTAGTCTGCTGGGCTGATTTTGTGCTGAGTCATCACATCACTGTGAGCAATGTCAAGGACTCATACTGGCTACTTCCATCGACAATATTGCACGATtgaatttatatattattattataaggcAAACCAATTTCCTCAAGTGTAGATGTTGTATGTCTTTGAGGTCATCTTGAAAGAAcgtgaaaaaagaaattctggAACGCTCATCTTTATTTGTTTGTCGCTTAAAATTGGATGAACAGCCTCGGTGCTGTAAAAGGGAAtgacaaatcattttgttttgccgtTTGAATAGAAAATATATCTTAACAATATGTATCTTTGGCACGATGAGATAATAAATGACCGTCTCAAATGCTGCAGCTATTGTGGAAGAGCTCCCCTACTGGTTGATTTGAGAACTCCTGCAGGAACTCGCCGAATTCATCCAAGGAGAATTTCTCCACCCAGTTGTCCTCTGTGTTTCTTGCTGCAGCGGCGCCCGCTTGAATGGGCCTCTCATTGTTGTCCACGCAGCAGTATGCATTCCACAGGTAGTCTGGGATGTTGACACGCCTCACATTGTTCTTCACAATCCAGTTATCCGCAGAAGGTACCGCACCCACCAAAACGTAGGCCTTGGAACACTTTTTGCGGAAAAGATCGTTAAGTTGAGACTCGTGGATTCTCCATGCGTCCTGATTCATTTTGGGGTTCTGCGGAACCACGTTGGTGAGGGTGAATGTGGCATTGCGGCCAGGAACTGTAAAAATAGCGGTGAGGGATTAAAATGCCTACTGAGAAGACAATGACCTAatcctcaaaataaaaataatgaaagacAATTCTTGAAGCAGTTATATTACTCAGAAATTGAAGACCCATGAGACTATCTCTCGGTTACCTGCATGGTGTCCGTTGGGGTTGAGGTGACCTCGGTCAAAGCCAGAGTGTGTGTAGTCCTCATTGAGAGCCTGTTTCTCCCCCAGGTAGATCCCAGGATAATCTTTCCCCAGCCAGTAACCATCCTTCATCTCTGCTTGCCACGATTTATTTACCAGCTAGAAGAACATCAGAAACAGTTGGCACTTTTATCGGATTGTCTCTGCATTGATTCGTGACCTCTGCAGATTTTGCACACTATTATCATAATTATTCATCGTTGTACCAACCTGAGGCTCTACAAACCACCTTCTCTCCCGTCCACCTCCATTGCTGGGCTCGAACACGTATGCAGAGTAAACTGCAATACGGTGGTGTGTGTCGTACAAAGTGGCAAAGTGATACCTGCACGTATGAAGAGCCTCATTACTTgtcaaaaacactttttaaaaattattattatacggAGCACCAGTGACTATTTTCAACACACTTGCTTATCATTTTGAATAGAAAATCAAAACACGTTCAAAATCTTTCACCTTGCAATTCAGTATCAAGCATCTGTCCCATAACTTTTGTCCACAGTGTATTTTGTCATATGGAAGCTACAATGCCACGATTTACCGGTTAGCAAATCGCTGACAGAGATGAGCAGTGCCAGGTGTTGAAGACCCCCATCTTGGCACTTTGCTTTTGTAGAAATACTTCGAGCATTCAGGCACATCCTGAGGCAAATTATAAATGTTTACAATTACTGAGAGCACAAACATGCTTTGAGTATTCACTTAAATGCTTCATTTCCCAGAGTGATAAACACCAAACAAACCTCAAATTGTTCCACAAGGTCTCCATGAACAAAAAGGAAGAGTGGCAGAAGAGTGCACAGAGTTGCCAAGGTTTCCATCTTGGATTTCTTAGATTGAAGAGAATTAAAAGGTGAGAAATCTAAACTGTTCATtcactgtgtgtgtacgtgcacTCACCATGCCTCACACTCGTCGGCCGCCGCACTGTGCAGCGAAGGGAGAGAGGGACTTTCATATATACCACACGTTTCCACATCACCTTTCACCTGTACTAACTTTGTTTATCTCATCTTAAGCTAccacgtgtgcgtgtgtgtgtgtgtattaaaTGCTTTTTGAGGTCATGAGAATACTATAATAAATTGTGTAGTCAACTAATTAAGTAATTAACAGACACGAGACTAATGTGGAAATTATTCTGGCATAAATAATATGGAGATTttgatgatttgaaatgtaGAATTTCTTTACTTATGTATCAAGAGCTTCAAATATAAAATCCTTTCAGGCTAAGTAATAATTCATTAGAAGCAGATCCATTTTATACAGCTTGATGATGACATAACATTGCGGTCATGTAGAGCTGAAGCAAATGTGTCAGAGTGGAATAAAACATAAGTGTGGTTGACGGATTTGCTTACAAATTGGCACATGGCTGCTCTGGGTTATCACTTTCTTCATGTGTTGCTTTTCCCACGATCACAGCACAGACGGTGTGAAAACATCAC
This genomic interval carries:
- the LOC119132032 gene encoding homeodomain-interacting protein kinase 2-like, which translates into the protein MSSWTSSESSASSVSSMKVTKPEVKIGKVLYSKSNAYSVLDFIGEGCYGKVAVCRNLETFEVVAIKILKNDPTIKQDTEKELSMLKMISVMDADSTNVVKFFEQFEHEGNICLVFEVLDCDLIYLLKERQRQPLSLDEIRGITHQLLVALVTLKHLGILHADIKPDNIMIVNRKEQPLKVKLIDFGNAIPASKIKLGLEIQPVGYRAPEITLGLPYNENIDVWSVGCIMAFLFLPGNLFAVNCEYQMMKHIICVLGQPDDYLLQAGKYTENYFTEDEEAGVSHYRLMTPEEFEAANNEKPKQQDSCREIPKPLEDMIALPPDEESTEGEVENRKAFLDLLKQMLHLDGQQRISASQALQHPFITMPQQADSGRLSSLIAIRVSNDELQIPPSEENVDFDSKTSIFKRIRKFIRRISAAFYRMATLLDSL
- the si:dkey-243k1.3 gene encoding endonuclease domain-containing 1 protein-like, which gives rise to MKSKMETLATLCTLLPLFLFVHGDLVEQFEDVPECSKYFYKSKVPRWGSSTPGTAHLCQRFANRYHFATLYDTHHRIAVYSAYVFEPSNGGGRERRWFVEPQLVNKSWQAEMKDGYWLGKDYPGIYLGEKQALNEDYTHSGFDRGHLNPNGHHAVPGRNATFTLTNVVPQNPKMNQDAWRIHESQLNDLFRKKCSKAYVLVGAVPSADNWIVKNNVRRVNIPDYLWNAYCCVDNNERPIQAGAAAARNTEDNWVEKFSLDEFGEFLQEFSNQPVGELFHNSCSI